Genomic window (Candidatus Rokuibacteriota bacterium):
TGCGTTTGAGCACGCCCTCATGGCTCGAATCCACGCGAAAACGAGTCTTTATAGCCCTGCGAGCGCTCCCAGGCGTTTCTTACGCACAAGACCGCTCGCGCGTCTTCGGCAACGCCCTCAAACGATGACCGGTCCACGTTTGACCACCCCCACCTGCCGACCCAGCGCCTGAATGCTTTGCACCGTCCGAGCTTCGGCCGGGCCCAAGTCGATGATCAACACTTTGTCCTCCTCATGATTGATGACTCCTTCCAATGCGGCTTGCATCTCCACCCGCGCCATCGGCGTCAGGTCGCATTGGAAGACCGAGAGCTGAAGGTGCTCGCCGAACCCCCGCATTGTCTTGAACACCTTCCTGAGGCGATCTGGATCAGAAATGTCGTATGTCACGAGATAGAGCCGCCTCATCGGTCATCGCGTCAAGAAAAAGGGATACGCAGGGATCTCGCCCGTCAGGTAGCGCCCCAAAAGCCGCGCCTGCACCTCCAGCACGCGGCGATAGCTGATACGGTATCCGAACGTGGGATGAATGATCTCCTGGCTCATCCGCCGCTCGTACGCCTGGAGGAACCGGGTCCGGCCGCCTGGCGTCAATGCCACGGACCCCATGCCTGAGACGAAATCCTCCGGCCGCACCTCCCCATTGTTGATGACGGTCAGCACCACTGAGTCGGCAAGCAAGGGGCGAAACTCTTCCATCAGGTCCAGAGCTAAGGCCGGCCGACCATAGCGGGGCTGGTGAAAGAATCCAAGATACGGGTCGAGTCCCACGCTGAACAACGTCACGGCAAATTCTCGAGTGAGCATGGCATATGCGAAAGAGAGGAGGGCGTTGACGGCGTCCCGGGGAGGTCGCCGATTCCGGCTCTGGAAGTCAAATGTCCTCAGATTTCCATTCGTTGGCTTCAGCATGCCCGCGAAGTGAGCGAAATATCGGCTGGCCGCGGTTCCCTCGACGCCCAGGAGCACCTCGTTCCGGTCAGCCCTCCCTGCCCGGCGGGTATCATCTTTTAAACCGTGGAGAACTTCCTGGGGTGGGTCCGGGTGGTTTC
Coding sequences:
- the cas2 gene encoding CRISPR-associated endonuclease Cas2 translates to MRRLYLVTYDISDPDRLRKVFKTMRGFGEHLQLSVFQCDLTPMARVEMQAALEGVINHEEDKVLIIDLGPAEARTVQSIQALGRQVGVVKRGPVIV
- the cas1 gene encoding CRISPR-associated endonuclease Cas1; protein product: NHPDPPQEVLHGLKDDTRRAGRADRNEVLLGVEGTAASRYFAHFAGMLKPTNGNLRTFDFQSRNRRPPRDAVNALLSFAYAMLTREFAVTLFSVGLDPYLGFFHQPRYGRPALALDLMEEFRPLLADSVVLTVINNGEVRPEDFVSGMGSVALTPGGRTRFLQAYERRMSQEIIHPTFGYRISYRRVLEVQARLLGRYLTGEIPAYPFFLTR